In Romeriopsis navalis LEGE 11480, the genomic stretch AGCCGGATATTGGGTCGCGACATTCAAGCGCAAGCCACCCCAAAAGCCAACGCTCTGCTTCAGAAAAACCGCGGCCAAACCCGAAAGTAAACCGATGACGCAGGCTTCAAAAACGGCAATTTGCGTTGGCCGAAAGGTTGCTTGAATACGCTTGAACCAATCGTCTTGCCAGGACATGGGGAAAGAAAAGTCAGAGTAATTCCTATGTTCCCATAACGACCATCACATAAATGAATTAGTTGCCAGGAAAGCATTACCAATGACTGACGAACAAAGCAGTTAAGCCGACAAAAGGGTTCAGCCTCAAGGATTCAGCATCGCCGCTGGACGGACGAATTGCTCGAATTCTTCAGCCGTTAAGAGACCCAACTCAACACAGGCAGCTTTGAGCGTTGTACTTTCCTTAAAGGCTTTGTAAGCCACTTTAGCCGCATGGTCATAGCCAATATGGGGATTCAATGCCGTCACCAACATCAAGGAGTTTTCCAAATATTCCTGAATCTGCTCGCGGTTTGGCTGAATTCCTACCACCATATGGTCCGTAAAGGATGAGCAACCATCAGCTAATAGCCGAATTGAATGCAATAAATTGTGGATCATCACGGGTTTGAACACGTTCAGCTCAAAGTTTCCCTGACTGCCTGCAAATCCGATCGCGCTGTCATTGCCCATCACCTGCACACAAAGCATTGTCATTGCTTCGCATTGGGTCGGATTGACTTTACCCGGCATAATCGAAGATCCCGGTTCATTTGCCGGTAATCCCAGCTCGCCTAAACCACAGCGTGGCCCTGAGCCCATCCAGCGCATGTCATTGGCAATTTTCATTAGGGCTGCCGCCAAGGCTTTGAGCGCCCCACTAGCGGCAACAATCGCGTCATGTCCCGCAAGGGCCGCAAATTTGTTCGGAGCCGTGACAAATGGCTGACCAGTGAGTTCGGCAATTTTGGTCGCGGCTCGATCAGCAAATTCAGGATGCGTATTTAACCCCGTCCCAACCGCTGTCCCCCCCAGGGCAAGTTCATACAGTTCTGGCAAGCAGGCTTCAATCCGCTTGATGCTGTAATCCAGTTGTGCCACATATCCGGAAAACTCCTGGCCCAAACTCAGCGGAACGGCATCCATCAAGTGCGTGCGGCCGATTTTAATAATATTTTGAAATTCTTGGCCTTTCGCCGCCAGCGCATCCCGTAGTTTACGCACCATGGGCAATAGCTGTTTGGTCAACATCTCCACTGCGGCAATATGCATGGCCGTGGGGAATGTGTCGTTTGACGACTGCGACATATTCACGTGGTCGTTTGGGTGTACCGGCGTTTTACTGCCCATTTCTCCCCCCGCGAGTTCGATCGCGCGGTTGGAAATCACCTCGTTGGAATTCATATTGGTCTGAGTGCCGCTGCCGGTTTGCCACACACTCAGGGGGAAATGCGCATCAAGTTTCCCGGCAATCACTTCATCTGCGGCTTGAACCAACCACTTTGCTTGTTCGTTGGGTAATTTGCCAAGATCCTGATTAACGATCGCCGCCGCTTTTTTCAAAATACCGAAGGCGCGAATCAATTCTTCGGGCATCCGATCGTGGCCAATGGCAAAAAAGCGCAACGACCGGGCAGTTTGTGCCCCCCAATAGCAATCAACGGGCACCGCGATCGTTCCCATACTGTCGGATTCGTCGCGGGTCGGTAACTTATCGTGATCAGACATAGCAGCAGCAGAAATGAATTCATGGGCAGTCCCGGCCCTATTGAATCACATTACTGCTGCGCTAATTTACGTCGATCGATGGCTTTTTTGAGTAAGGGGTGGGGATTCACGGCCAACCATTTTCCGCGCTTGCGACGGCGCACCTCAAAATGCAGATGCGGACCGGTTGAACGACCGGTACTACCGACTTGGCCAATCACTTGGCCGGACTGAATTCGCTGTCCAGGTTTGACTAAAATTTTTGATAAATGGCCGTAAAGCGTTTGCGTTCGGCCATCCCAATGTTGCAGGACGATTGTCAAGCCATAGCCACCTTTACGCCCCGCAGACTTAACTTTTGCACCAGTCGTGGCCACGACTGGTGTACCCGTCGGCGCGGCAATATCGAGTCCGGCATGAAAGCGACGACCACCGGAAATCGGATGGATCCGCCAACCAAAATTCGAGGTGATTGTACCGGCATGGGCGATCGGGTATCGCCATGGGGCTTGGGGCCGACGCGGTTGCGGTAGAAGGCGATGATAGGGGGAAAATTTGGGTGTTGTGGCTGGCGACCTAGACGTGGCGGGTGACCAACGTTGGATCGGTGCAGGCACGGGAATATTTTCGACCATTTTCACGGCACTGGACGGAGCAGCAGAACCTGCCACGATCGGCACAGCAAAAAGCAATGACATGATTTTTGAAAGAAAAGATTGAGAAGCTAATCAGCCATTTAGTAAGCAGATGCTTGTCGTAACCGGGAAACGTCAATCAACCTGACAGGTGATTGAGCGTGGGTCTTAGTTCTAAGTTGCCCGGTTTTTGCTAAAAGGCAACATCCGTCTCAATAATTTTTTCTCAGCGGCCAAACTTATCGCACCTAGAGTGGATTTGTCCGGTGTCCGAAACCCTGTAACCTGTTATTTGGTTTGAACCTGATCCATTACCGCTATTTTTCCAGAATTTGCGAACCAATATGACTGTTACTCCGATTCCCCCGTTTGATCTGTCTGAGCAATTTAAGCTAATTGGTGACGAGATCAATCAGGCCGCTTTAGCAGTTTTGGGATCAGGGCGATATATTGGCGGCGCAACCGTGGAAAAGTTTGAGCAAGAATTTGCGGCGTATCACGGGATGGCCGAAGGGATTGGTTGCAACTCCGGAACGGACGCACTGTTTCTTGCCTTACGGGCTTTGGAGATTGGGCCGGGCGATGAGGTGATTACGACGCCATTTACCTTTTTTGCCACGGCGGAAATGATTAGTGCGACGGGTGCAACGCCGGTATTTGTTGATATTGATGCGTCATTCAATCTTGATCCCAGTAAAATTGCCGCCGCGATTACGCCCCGGACGAAAGCGATTATGCCGGTGCATTTATTTGGCCGATCGGCGGATATGACTCAGATTATGGCGATCGCCGAAGCACATAACTTGGCCGTCGTAGAAGACTGTGCCCAAGCGGCTGGAACGGAGTGGCAAAGTAAAAAAGTCGGCAGTATGGGGCAGATCGGTTGCTTTAGCTTTTATCCGACCAAAAACTTGGGTACTTGTGGTGATGGTGGGGCAATGACAACCAATGACCCGGAAATTGCCCAGCGGTTGCGCATCCTACGTGATCATGGGCGGACAGAAACCTATCGCCATGAATATTTGGGTTTGAACAGTCGCCTCGATGGGATACAAGCCGCAATTCTGTCGGTGAAGCTACCTTACCTAGACCAATGGATTGCCCAGCGTTGTCGGATTGCCGATCGCTACCACACACTTTTAGCAGCGGTGCCGGGTATCGTATTACCCCAGACTGTTGATGGCATTAGCTGGAATCAGTTTACGATTCGGATTGGCAATGGTCTGC encodes the following:
- the fumC gene encoding class II fumarate hydratase; the encoded protein is MSDHDKLPTRDESDSMGTIAVPVDCYWGAQTARSLRFFAIGHDRMPEELIRAFGILKKAAAIVNQDLGKLPNEQAKWLVQAADEVIAGKLDAHFPLSVWQTGSGTQTNMNSNEVISNRAIELAGGEMGSKTPVHPNDHVNMSQSSNDTFPTAMHIAAVEMLTKQLLPMVRKLRDALAAKGQEFQNIIKIGRTHLMDAVPLSLGQEFSGYVAQLDYSIKRIEACLPELYELALGGTAVGTGLNTHPEFADRAATKIAELTGQPFVTAPNKFAALAGHDAIVAASGALKALAAALMKIANDMRWMGSGPRCGLGELGLPANEPGSSIMPGKVNPTQCEAMTMLCVQVMGNDSAIGFAGSQGNFELNVFKPVMIHNLLHSIRLLADGCSSFTDHMVVGIQPNREQIQEYLENSLMLVTALNPHIGYDHAAKVAYKAFKESTTLKAACVELGLLTAEEFEQFVRPAAMLNP
- a CDS encoding M23 family metallopeptidase, which produces MSLLFAVPIVAGSAAPSSAVKMVENIPVPAPIQRWSPATSRSPATTPKFSPYHRLLPQPRRPQAPWRYPIAHAGTITSNFGWRIHPISGGRRFHAGLDIAAPTGTPVVATTGAKVKSAGRKGGYGLTIVLQHWDGRTQTLYGHLSKILVKPGQRIQSGQVIGQVGSTGRSTGPHLHFEVRRRKRGKWLAVNPHPLLKKAIDRRKLAQQ
- a CDS encoding DegT/DnrJ/EryC1/StrS family aminotransferase yields the protein MTVTPIPPFDLSEQFKLIGDEINQAALAVLGSGRYIGGATVEKFEQEFAAYHGMAEGIGCNSGTDALFLALRALEIGPGDEVITTPFTFFATAEMISATGATPVFVDIDASFNLDPSKIAAAITPRTKAIMPVHLFGRSADMTQIMAIAEAHNLAVVEDCAQAAGTEWQSKKVGSMGQIGCFSFYPTKNLGTCGDGGAMTTNDPEIAQRLRILRDHGRTETYRHEYLGLNSRLDGIQAAILSVKLPYLDQWIAQRCRIADRYHTLLAAVPGIVLPQTVDGISWNQFTIRIGNGLRDQVRDRLRELGVITMVYYPIPMHLQPVYAGLGYQVGQLPQAEAAAQEVLSLPMFPEMSEAQQDQVVKTLKTVLGELAAG